A genomic stretch from Cyanobacteria bacterium GSL.Bin1 includes:
- a CDS encoding type II toxin-antitoxin system VapC family toxin, translating into MRKIALDAGPLIGLFYRKDIYHRECVRGFEQLAQQQTILLTPLPILFEVYKWLLQRTQPTVAHNALAVMQDSLHLLPLEQSDFEQIQDIVTELPQWQGSLEDATVVFTALRYRSPVWTYNFRDFSIFQALEFWTPDPKRRLK; encoded by the coding sequence TTGAGAAAAATTGCATTAGATGCGGGTCCCCTAATTGGTTTGTTCTATAGGAAAGATATTTATCATCGAGAGTGTGTGAGAGGTTTTGAACAGTTGGCACAACAGCAAACTATCTTGTTGACACCTTTACCCATTCTTTTCGAGGTGTACAAATGGTTATTACAACGTACCCAGCCAACAGTTGCACACAATGCCTTGGCAGTAATGCAAGACAGTCTTCATCTACTTCCTCTAGAACAGAGTGATTTTGAACAAATACAAGATATAGTGACTGAACTTCCCCAATGGCAAGGTTCCCTAGAAGATGCGACAGTAGTCTTCACCGCTTTACGATATCGTAGTCCAGTCTGGACTTACAACTTTCGGGACTTCAGCATCTTCCAAGCTTTAGAATTTTGGACTCCTGATCCAAAACGAAGGCTGAAATAA
- a CDS encoding acylphosphatase (catalyzes the hydrolysis of acylphosphate), whose amino-acid sequence MVRAHVYILGKVQGVGYRLSTQSEAVKLGIKGWVRNVFDGSVEAVFEGEEKAVDQMIQWCHQGPPSAVVREVQVEYEPPEGLPEFQVAA is encoded by the coding sequence ATGGTTCGTGCTCATGTTTATATTTTGGGGAAAGTGCAAGGCGTTGGTTATCGCCTTTCGACCCAAAGTGAAGCGGTAAAGTTAGGCATTAAAGGCTGGGTGAGAAATGTGTTTGATGGGAGTGTGGAAGCGGTTTTTGAAGGGGAAGAAAAAGCAGTGGATCAAATGATTCAATGGTGTCATCAGGGACCCCCGTCTGCAGTGGTTAGAGAGGTTCAGGTGGAGTACGAACCCCCAGAAGGACTCCCGGAGTTTCAAGTGGCAGCATAA
- a CDS encoding Uma2 family endonuclease has translation MTTTPLTLPTQNELPCDDGVPMETQRHKLQMDLLIDALYPWLEQRDNGYVGGNMFIYYSAAQVKNQDFKGPDFFAVLNVPKVERKSWVVWEEGKAPDVIIELLSESTATQDKTVKKEIYQNQMRVPEYFWYDPFNPEDWAGFTLVNGNYQALQPDAQNRYQSQQLGLALVQWQGVYKGVETVWLRWATLDDELLPTPQELAELAEQRANQAQQRAEQLATKLRELGIDPDSV, from the coding sequence ATGACGACCACTCCCCTAACGCTACCCACCCAAAACGAACTCCCCTGTGATGATGGTGTACCGATGGAAACCCAACGCCACAAACTGCAAATGGACTTGCTGATCGATGCCCTTTATCCTTGGCTAGAACAGCGAGATAATGGCTACGTGGGAGGCAATATGTTCATCTACTACAGTGCCGCCCAAGTTAAAAATCAAGATTTCAAGGGACCCGACTTCTTTGCGGTTTTAAATGTCCCCAAAGTCGAACGAAAAAGTTGGGTGGTTTGGGAAGAAGGGAAAGCCCCCGATGTGATTATTGAACTCCTCTCGGAAAGTACCGCCACCCAAGATAAAACCGTCAAAAAAGAGATTTATCAAAACCAAATGCGAGTTCCCGAATACTTCTGGTATGATCCGTTCAACCCCGAAGATTGGGCAGGATTCACCCTTGTCAATGGTAACTACCAAGCCCTGCAACCGGATGCTCAAAACCGCTACCAAAGCCAACAATTGGGGTTAGCCTTAGTACAGTGGCAGGGGGTTTATAAAGGAGTGGAAACCGTCTGGCTGCGCTGGGCAACCTTAGACGACGAATTGCTACCCACTCCCCAAGAATTAGCCGAATTAGCCGAACAACGCGCAAACCAAGCCCAACAACGAGCAGAACAACTGGCAACCAAACTCCGAGAGTTAGGCATTGACCCCGATTCCGTTTAA